A stretch of DNA from Gemmatimonadota bacterium:
GTACAGGGATAGTTACCATTCCGGATGCGAATCTGAGCGCAGAAATCGAGATCGCACTGGGTAAGGCGAGAGGTGCGTCGATCAGCAGGGCAGAGATGGCGAGTTTGACAAGCCTTGAGGCACCGAATGCGAATATCAGAGACTTGACAGGACTTGAGTTTGCTACCCGTCTGACGCGGCTGGACCTTTCCGATAATATCATCCAGGACCTCACACCTCTGTCGGGCTTAACCAACCTGACAACGCTGATTCTTTCCGATAATAGTATCTCGGACCTCACACCTCTATCAAGTCTAACCAACCTGACAACGCTGATTCTTTCCTATAATACCATCACAGATATCTCGCCGTTGTCGGGCTTAACCAACCTGACATTGCTGATTCTTTCCAGCAATTTATTCTCAGATATCTCGCCGTTGTCGGGCTTAACCAACCTGACATCGCTGAACCTTGCCTATAATAGTATCTCGGACATCACACCTCTATCAAGTCTAACCAACCTGACATTTTTGAGTCTTTACGACGGTACTATGATCGGGGACAGGTCAGTACTGTCGCGCCTGTTCAACCTGTCAGTAGCAGATATCCCGGATCCCAACTTGCGTGCGGCGATTAAGATCGCTATGGGCAAGACATCAGATGCTCCGATCACCGATTTTGAGATGACATTTTTGTCAGAACTTGAAGCTCCGAACTCGAACATCAGGGACTTGAACGGGCTTGAGTTGGCAACCAGTCTGACGAGTTTGAACCTCGGTACAGAGTTTGTGTCTGGTGAGGGTTATGTTAATAGTAACCATATTTCCGACTTCTCGCCCTTATCGGGCTTGACCAACCTGAGAAGGCTGGATCTTGGCGGCAACTCAATCTCGGACCTTTCTGCACTATCTGGTGCTATATCAAGATTGACCAGGCTGGAACGGCTGGATCTTGACAACAACAGCATCTCGGATGTGTCCNNNNNNNNNNNNNNNNNNNNNNNNNNNNNNNNNNNNNNNNNNNNNNNNNNNNNNNNNNNNNNNNNNNNNNNNNNNNNNNNNNNNNNNNNNNNNNNNNNNNCAACAGCATCTCGGATGTGTCCTCACTGTCAGGTTTGCCCAATCTGATACGGCTGTTTCTTCACAGCAACAGCATGTCGGATGTGTCCTCACTGTCAGGCTTGACCAGGCTGAGAACGCTGATTCTTGACAACAACAGCATCTCGAACATCACACCTCTGTCCGGCTTGACCAGCCTGACATCACTGCTTCTTTCTCGGAACAATATCTCGGATATATCTGTGCTGTCCGGCTTGACCAATCTATTGTCGCTGTCTCTTTCCAGAAACAACATCGCGAACCTCACGCCCCTATCCGGCTTGAACAGCCTGAGGTCGCTGTCTCTTTCCAGCAACAACATCTCGGATCTTTCGCCCCTGGTTGCAAATACGGGATTGGGCAGTGGAGATCGGGTCGATGTACGGAATAATCCGTTGAGTGCTACATCAATCAATACGCACATTCCAATCCTTCAGGACAGAGGGATTGAGTTGCGTTTTGGCGCGTTGAAGCCCGCGGTGGAGAAGATAAAACAAGACATTTTCCGTGAGATGATGGAATTGTTGGAGATTGAGGAAAGGGGGAACTGATGCGTAAACAGATTCTGTTCATTCTATCAACATTCGCGCTTTTGATGTATCCGTTGTCTCTTTCGGCGCAGAATAGTACGGCGGGCGATCAAGCCCTTACCCCGGACTTTGATAGGGATGGTCAGGTTGGCTTCCCTGACTTTTTGGTATTTGTAAGTCAGTTTGGAACACGTCAGGGCGATGGGCGTTATGATGCCAGATACGATCTGGATGGCGACGGCGAAATTGGATTTTCCGATTTTCTGATTTTTAGCAGCAGCTTTGGCAAAAGTGGTGACGAGGTGGCGCTTGTTGTCATTCCGGATGCGAATCTGCGCGCTGTTGTCGAGGGTCTTCTCGGCAAGGCGAGCGGTGCGCCGATCAAGAGGAGTGAGATGGCGCGCTTGATGCGCATTGAGGCACGGAATGCGAATATCAGGGATTTGACCGGGCTCGAGTTTGCCCCCCGTTTGACATTCATGGATTTTGGTGATGAGATGGTGGAAGGGCAATCTGTCAATAGCAACATCATCTCGGATCTTACGCCCCTATCGGGTTTGACCAACCTGACGCATTTGTATCTTACCGACAATGACATCACGGATGTCACGCCCTTATCGGGTTTGACCGGCCTGGAATGGCTGGATCTTAACGACAACATCATCTCGGATCTTACGCCCCTATCAGATTTGACCAGTGTGAGATG
This window harbors:
- a CDS encoding leucine-rich repeat domain-containing protein, giving the protein MPNLIRLFLHSNSMSDVSSLSGLTRLRTLILDNNSISNITPLSGLTSLTSLLLSRNNISDISVLSGLTNLLSLSLSRNNIANLTPLSGLNSLRSLSLSSNNISDLSPLVANTGLGSGDRVDVRNNPLSATSINTHIPILQDRGIELRFGALKPAVEKIKQDIFREMMELLEIEERGN